The Corynebacterium poyangense genome includes a window with the following:
- a CDS encoding ArsB/NhaD family transporter translates to MAVASLCVLAIVVAIGFIKKVNIGFLALGAAVLLGMIGGMAPKEIVAGFDRSLFVTLVGVTFLFGMASINGTLELLSKKIVALVGRHTFLIPILMFVLSAAISAAGPGHIAAGILMTTFAIYLALEMNINPFSTALFAKLGANAGCASPISLTGVLAASLSEPLGYSDFGLHLFLTTLLSGFVFTLVVYFLYKAYNVKAENPMKLSELPRFNRKQLFTLLVMAVLVVLCIGFQMDVGTISFVGAALLVITKCVDEKKGIQNIPWGTLMMITGVGVLVHVMDTLGGISMISSFLESLMNQSTAVPIIAATSGILSWVSSTTGVVMPTLFPVAADITANTGVDYVELISAITATSFAAAISPLSTGGAIILSAYTSAKGLTIQQQNTMFKNLFLLSVANVVINIIMAALGVFSLGGII, encoded by the coding sequence ATGGCAGTTGCATCTCTCTGTGTGCTAGCAATAGTTGTAGCAATAGGATTTATTAAAAAAGTTAATATAGGTTTTTTGGCTCTAGGGGCAGCGGTACTCCTTGGAATGATAGGCGGGATGGCTCCTAAGGAAATAGTAGCAGGTTTCGACCGATCGCTATTCGTCACTTTGGTAGGCGTAACTTTTCTCTTTGGAATGGCCTCAATAAATGGAACTCTAGAATTGCTCTCAAAAAAAATTGTAGCCTTAGTTGGTCGACATACATTTTTGATTCCTATTCTAATGTTTGTGCTCTCTGCCGCTATCTCTGCGGCGGGTCCAGGTCATATCGCTGCGGGAATATTGATGACGACGTTTGCTATATATCTAGCGTTGGAGATGAATATTAATCCCTTTTCCACAGCGTTATTTGCAAAGCTGGGCGCCAATGCTGGATGTGCTTCGCCGATATCATTAACGGGAGTTTTGGCTGCTAGCTTGTCTGAGCCCTTAGGGTATAGTGATTTTGGATTACATTTATTTTTAACAACCTTACTCTCTGGGTTTGTTTTTACTCTAGTTGTATATTTTCTTTACAAGGCATATAATGTAAAAGCTGAGAATCCGATGAAACTATCTGAGCTGCCTAGGTTTAATAGAAAACAACTTTTTACCCTCTTGGTTATGGCTGTGTTGGTAGTTCTTTGTATCGGTTTTCAAATGGATGTTGGTACAATCTCCTTTGTCGGCGCTGCCTTATTGGTTATTACAAAGTGTGTCGATGAGAAAAAGGGAATCCAGAATATTCCTTGGGGCACTTTGATGATGATTACTGGAGTTGGTGTCTTGGTGCACGTTATGGATACGTTGGGTGGAATTTCTATGATTTCTAGCTTCCTAGAAAGTCTAATGAACCAGTCCACCGCCGTGCCGATCATTGCTGCTACTTCAGGAATTTTGTCATGGGTCAGTTCAACAACCGGTGTAGTTATGCCAACCCTTTTTCCTGTAGCTGCAGATATTACAGCAAATACCGGTGTTGATTATGTTGAGCTTATATCGGCTATTACTGCGACATCGTTCGCGGCAGCGATAAGTCCCTTATCTACCGGTGGTGCAATTATTTTGTCGGCGTACACGAGCGCGAAGGGTTTAACTATTCAACAGCAAAACACTATGTTCAAGAATCTGTTTTTACTCTCTGTGGCAAACGTGGTGATTAATATTATCATGGCGGCTCTTGGAGTATTTAGTCTAGGCGGTATAATTTAG
- a CDS encoding 2-methylaconitate cis-trans isomerase PrpF family protein translates to MLMRGGTSKGVFFLEDDLPKDRDSRDRFLLRVMGSPDSKQIDGLGGATSVTSKVAIIGVSRRPDADIDYTFAQVSVDKPLVSYKGNCGNISSAVGPFAIERRLVAIEEPVTTVRIYNTNTDKIIEAEVQTSGGHVKYDGDYEIGGVPGSGSPIKLKFVDPSGTISPRLLTTGNAVDEIQIPGMSSIRMSLVDAANPLVFVSSKDVGLKGTELPSEIDQNPEVLKKLETVRGMAAVRLGLIDDYQTSAWECPGLPKMTLVSPPQDYVTSNGRHVKAGEVDIVARMMSMQKAHPSYAMTGAMCTAAAAAVPGSIVAKAMRDSVNLKKIRIGHPGGILEVGVEYESGESEPNILGTFGYRTANLLLDGNAFCRV, encoded by the coding sequence ATGCTCATGCGAGGGGGAACTAGCAAAGGGGTTTTCTTTCTAGAAGATGATCTTCCTAAGGACCGGGACAGTAGAGATCGGTTTCTTTTGAGAGTGATGGGGAGTCCTGACTCAAAGCAGATTGATGGGCTGGGTGGGGCCACCTCAGTGACCTCAAAGGTGGCAATTATCGGTGTTTCCCGCCGACCAGATGCAGATATTGATTACACATTTGCGCAAGTCTCGGTCGATAAGCCATTAGTGAGCTATAAGGGTAACTGTGGTAACATCTCGTCGGCTGTAGGACCTTTTGCGATCGAACGTCGCTTGGTGGCAATTGAAGAACCAGTAACAACTGTTCGTATCTACAACACAAACACTGACAAAATAATTGAGGCTGAAGTCCAAACATCGGGTGGGCACGTTAAATATGACGGGGATTATGAAATTGGGGGAGTGCCAGGATCTGGATCACCTATAAAACTAAAATTTGTAGATCCTTCGGGGACAATTTCACCAAGGCTGTTAACTACCGGAAATGCCGTTGACGAAATACAAATTCCTGGGATGTCTTCAATCCGAATGTCTCTAGTAGATGCGGCAAATCCTTTGGTATTCGTTTCAAGCAAGGATGTAGGGCTAAAAGGGACTGAACTTCCCTCGGAAATCGATCAGAACCCCGAGGTGCTCAAAAAGCTAGAGACCGTGCGAGGAATGGCGGCAGTCAGGCTAGGGCTAATTGATGACTACCAGACCTCAGCATGGGAATGTCCTGGACTGCCAAAAATGACCTTAGTTTCTCCTCCACAGGATTATGTGACAAGTAATGGCCGGCACGTAAAAGCCGGTGAGGTCGACATCGTGGCTCGAATGATGTCTATGCAAAAGGCTCATCCCTCATATGCCATGACAGGGGCTATGTGTACTGCAGCAGCTGCAGCTGTTCCGGGAAGTATTGTGGCAAAAGCTATGAGGGATAGTGTCAATTTGAAGAAGATCAGAATTGGCCATCCCGGCGGGATATTAGAAGTAGGGGTGGAATATGAGTCGGGTGAATCTGAGCCGAATATCTTAGGGACATTTGGTTATAGAACCGCGAATCTACTTTTAGATGGTAATGCATTCTGCCGCGTTTAA
- a CDS encoding DsbA family protein, whose amino-acid sequence MSNRVKSPTQGGGAGFIWGILAIVVIAAVVIGYIVVKGRKGDEDLGVDISPPQQVAFTVEHTGDTITLKSDKATDQTKKLELYEDFSCPHCGELSVASDADLRRVVESGEAVLIIHPLHFLDNNNTDGHSHHALAAILAVADSGDATAYWGYHTLLMEHMQQIYNQWDDAKFAAAAEQIGVSSDVASEIKDGQYLQEADDIGQNNKDKLEKDTGTVSSPRIFVNGKEFDLQKHGTLQGWVDAALKS is encoded by the coding sequence ATGAGCAACCGGGTTAAGTCCCCGACGCAGGGGGGCGGAGCCGGATTCATCTGGGGAATCCTGGCTATTGTGGTGATTGCAGCCGTCGTGATCGGCTACATCGTGGTGAAAGGGAGAAAGGGCGACGAGGATCTAGGCGTCGACATCTCTCCACCTCAACAGGTAGCGTTTACCGTTGAACACACCGGTGACACCATCACTCTGAAATCCGATAAAGCTACTGACCAGACGAAGAAGCTCGAACTCTATGAGGATTTCTCATGCCCGCACTGCGGTGAGCTATCGGTAGCTTCCGACGCTGACCTGCGCAGAGTGGTGGAGTCTGGGGAGGCTGTGCTCATCATTCATCCCCTACATTTCCTAGATAACAACAACACTGATGGGCACTCCCACCACGCTCTTGCCGCCATTTTGGCGGTTGCTGATAGCGGCGATGCCACTGCATATTGGGGGTATCACACCCTGCTCATGGAGCACATGCAGCAAATCTACAACCAGTGGGATGATGCGAAATTCGCAGCTGCGGCAGAGCAAATAGGTGTTTCCTCTGATGTTGCATCCGAAATTAAAGACGGGCAATACCTGCAAGAAGCTGATGATATAGGTCAGAATAATAAGGACAAACTGGAGAAAGACACCGGAACAGTGTCCTCGCCACGAATCTTTGTCAATGGTAAAGAGTTTGACCTGCAAAAGCATGGGACGCTTCAGGGCTGGGTGGACGCCGCGTTGAAGTCCTAG
- the pgm gene encoding phosphoglucomutase (alpha-D-glucose-1,6-bisphosphate-dependent), translated as MAHERAGQVALPEDLIDIAELVTAYFTRTPDPDNPDQQVSFGTSGHRGSALDTAFNEAHILATTQAIVELRQQRGIQGPIFIGRDTHALSEPAMISALEVLLANDVEVLVDAAGRYTPTPAVSRAILSHNAALDGGVTGTDPRRADGIVITPSHNPPRDGGFKYNPPSGGPAAAEDTDRIAARANELLREGLAGVRRTPVSGVLDDRARKFDFLQNYVADLPSVIDIAAIRESGLHIGADPMGGASVDYWGAIAETHQLNLDVVNPHVDATWRFMTLDSDGAIRMDCSSRYSMASLVANRDKYDIATGNDADADRHGIVTPDAGLMNPNHYLAVAIDYLYRNRSRWPEHTAVGKTLVSSSMIDRVVADLGRNLVEVPVGFKWFVPGLIDGGIGFGGEESAGASFLRHDGTVWSTDKDGLILDLLAAEITAVTEKTPSQRYAELAEKFGAPAYARTDAPANREQKAILKALSPEQVKAETLAGEQITQRLTEAPGNGAAIGGLKVTTENAWFAARPSGTEDKYKIYAESFKGEDHLKQVQEEAKALVKEVLEG; from the coding sequence ATGGCACATGAGCGCGCCGGCCAAGTAGCACTGCCTGAAGACCTTATTGATATAGCCGAGCTAGTCACCGCATACTTCACCCGCACCCCTGATCCGGATAACCCGGATCAGCAAGTCAGTTTCGGGACATCTGGGCACCGGGGTTCTGCCTTAGACACCGCCTTTAACGAGGCTCATATTCTGGCGACTACCCAGGCGATCGTTGAGTTGCGTCAACAGCGTGGTATTCAAGGCCCGATATTTATTGGTCGAGACACCCATGCGCTAAGTGAACCAGCCATGATCTCTGCCCTGGAAGTGCTCCTCGCTAATGATGTTGAGGTGTTAGTGGACGCAGCTGGCCGCTACACTCCTACGCCGGCGGTTTCTCGTGCTATTTTGTCCCATAATGCAGCTTTAGACGGTGGGGTTACCGGAACAGACCCGCGCCGGGCTGACGGAATTGTTATTACCCCTTCACACAACCCGCCTCGGGACGGCGGATTTAAATACAATCCACCCAGCGGGGGACCAGCTGCTGCGGAAGATACTGATCGGATTGCAGCGAGAGCTAATGAATTGCTGCGCGAGGGATTGGCAGGGGTGCGTCGAACCCCAGTCAGCGGAGTGCTTGATGACCGAGCGCGCAAATTTGATTTCTTGCAGAACTACGTTGCCGATCTACCGTCGGTCATCGACATTGCAGCTATCCGAGAATCTGGGCTGCATATTGGTGCTGATCCGATGGGAGGCGCCTCAGTGGACTATTGGGGAGCTATTGCCGAAACCCACCAGCTGAACCTTGATGTAGTAAACCCGCATGTGGATGCTACCTGGCGGTTTATGACCCTGGATTCAGACGGGGCCATCCGGATGGATTGTTCTTCCCGCTATTCCATGGCGTCACTCGTAGCTAATCGGGACAAGTATGACATTGCTACCGGTAACGATGCCGACGCTGATCGCCACGGCATAGTCACCCCCGATGCTGGATTGATGAATCCCAACCACTACCTCGCAGTCGCCATCGACTACCTTTACCGCAATCGTTCTCGCTGGCCGGAGCACACCGCGGTAGGTAAAACTCTGGTCTCCTCCTCCATGATTGACCGAGTGGTAGCAGATCTTGGCCGAAACCTGGTTGAGGTTCCGGTGGGATTTAAGTGGTTCGTGCCCGGACTCATAGATGGTGGAATTGGCTTCGGCGGAGAAGAATCCGCCGGCGCGAGCTTCCTGCGCCATGACGGAACGGTGTGGTCAACTGATAAAGATGGTCTCATCCTGGATCTACTCGCTGCAGAAATTACTGCTGTGACGGAGAAAACACCCTCTCAGCGTTATGCAGAATTAGCTGAGAAATTTGGTGCACCGGCGTACGCTCGCACCGACGCCCCGGCTAACCGAGAGCAAAAAGCTATCCTCAAGGCGCTTAGCCCAGAACAAGTCAAGGCGGAGACTTTGGCTGGGGAGCAGATTACCCAACGACTGACTGAAGCCCCAGGAAACGGGGCTGCGATTGGCGGTTTGAAGGTCACTACTGAAAATGCCTGGTTTGCGGCCCGGCCCAGCGGAACGGAAGACAAATACAAAATCTATGCTGAGTCATTCAAAGGCGAAGACCACCTCAAGCAAGTCCAAGAAGAAGCAAAAGCACTGGTCAAGGAAGTTCTTGAAGGTTGA
- a CDS encoding alanine/glycine:cation symporter family protein encodes MEALNDFLSTLGGFVWGPFLLIPLLLGTGLYMTFRLTGLQVRMLGRALRHGLIDRNDHGGAGDISNYQALTTALAATVGVGNIVGVATAISLGGPGALFWIWVTGVVGMVSKYSEAFLGVRFRTTDAAGEQSGGPQYYLRRGINGPIGKILAFSFAVFAIIASFGIGNLTQANAVAAGIHDTFGVDPWISGVVMFVAVGAVLLGGIQAIGRITAAFVPMMILIYVVGGLVVLALMIDKLPSTMALIFTDAFTGTAAAGGFVGSSLAMAIQYGVARGIFSNESGMGSAAIAAAAAKTSHPVRQGLVSMTQTFIDTIIVVTITGLVVIASGVWDQGSDTAGTMTATAFSTVLPGQYGGTIVSISVVFFAFSTILGWSYYGERCVESLIGRRGSLPYRMIFTIMVFVGATSELELAWTFSDLANGLMALPNLIGILILSGLIVRETRAYLKFDPMLRASATEVQQFLQEQGTDWK; translated from the coding sequence ATGGAAGCTCTCAATGATTTCTTATCTACACTTGGCGGGTTTGTCTGGGGTCCTTTCCTCCTTATTCCCCTGCTTTTAGGTACCGGCCTATATATGACGTTCCGGCTCACCGGTCTGCAAGTACGTATGTTGGGTCGCGCTCTTCGGCACGGCTTAATTGATCGCAATGATCACGGTGGCGCCGGAGATATTTCTAACTATCAGGCCCTTACCACTGCTCTGGCCGCCACCGTCGGAGTGGGCAATATCGTCGGAGTTGCTACCGCTATTTCACTAGGTGGACCGGGTGCCCTTTTTTGGATCTGGGTAACCGGCGTCGTAGGCATGGTCTCTAAATATTCAGAAGCCTTCTTGGGTGTGCGCTTCCGTACCACTGATGCCGCCGGTGAACAATCAGGCGGCCCGCAATACTATTTGCGCCGAGGCATCAACGGCCCCATCGGGAAAATCCTCGCTTTTTCTTTTGCTGTATTTGCCATCATCGCCTCCTTCGGCATCGGCAACCTCACCCAGGCAAACGCCGTAGCCGCAGGCATCCACGACACCTTTGGCGTTGACCCGTGGATTTCCGGGGTCGTGATGTTTGTCGCTGTCGGTGCAGTTCTCCTCGGCGGGATCCAAGCCATCGGTCGAATCACTGCAGCTTTCGTTCCCATGATGATTCTGATTTACGTAGTCGGCGGCCTCGTTGTCCTTGCCCTCATGATTGATAAGCTCCCCAGCACCATGGCTCTCATCTTCACTGACGCTTTCACCGGCACAGCTGCTGCTGGTGGCTTCGTTGGCTCATCTTTAGCCATGGCTATCCAATACGGTGTAGCCCGAGGGATTTTCTCGAATGAATCCGGTATGGGATCAGCAGCCATCGCCGCTGCTGCGGCAAAAACCAGCCACCCTGTTCGGCAAGGGCTCGTTTCCATGACGCAGACCTTTATCGACACCATCATTGTGGTAACCATCACCGGTTTAGTGGTGATCGCTTCCGGCGTCTGGGACCAAGGATCAGATACTGCGGGCACGATGACAGCTACCGCCTTTTCTACCGTCCTCCCCGGTCAATACGGCGGAACCATCGTCTCCATCTCGGTGGTATTCTTCGCGTTCTCTACCATCCTAGGATGGTCCTACTACGGTGAGCGCTGCGTTGAATCCCTCATCGGCCGACGCGGCTCCCTCCCCTACCGCATGATTTTCACCATCATGGTTTTTGTCGGAGCCACCAGCGAACTTGAGCTTGCTTGGACGTTCTCGGACCTCGCTAATGGTCTTATGGCACTCCCCAACCTCATCGGTATCCTTATTCTTTCTGGCCTCATTGTCCGAGAAACTCGTGCCTACCTGAAGTTCGATCCTATGCTGCGGGCAAGCGCCACGGAGGTTCAACAATTCCTACAAGAACAGGGCACTGATTGGAAATAA
- a CDS encoding fluoride efflux transporter family protein: MREGFLVSLGASLGAIARFLLTALFPASALTLVLINCLGSWAMGRFQPGPFLGTGFLGGFTSFSAFILLYQNDHGLWWMLITILGCMCSWLLGEKTR, encoded by the coding sequence ATTCGTGAAGGATTCTTAGTATCACTGGGTGCTAGTCTCGGCGCGATCGCCCGGTTTCTTCTCACCGCGCTCTTCCCAGCCTCCGCTCTCACCCTCGTGCTCATTAACTGCCTCGGCTCCTGGGCCATGGGGAGATTCCAACCCGGCCCCTTTTTGGGGACCGGGTTTTTGGGTGGTTTCACCAGTTTCTCCGCCTTCATTTTGCTGTACCAAAACGATCACGGATTATGGTGGATGCTCATTACCATCCTCGGTTGTATGTGCTCCTGGCTACTAGGGGAGAAAACACGATGA
- a CDS encoding FluC/FEX family fluoride channel has protein sequence MISTLAIICVAIGGALGGIVRWLLKKYPGGYLGTFIANMAACALLGWASTKPTSSFLFVTLGTGIAGALSTWSTLAAELGQLWQHRKYPHLAVHLLASVMGGMGLMLVGIHLS, from the coding sequence ATGATTAGTACCCTCGCGATTATCTGCGTCGCCATCGGCGGGGCTCTTGGTGGAATAGTGCGATGGCTGTTGAAAAAATATCCGGGCGGATACCTAGGCACCTTTATCGCCAATATGGCGGCGTGTGCACTCCTGGGCTGGGCCAGCACCAAGCCGACGTCGAGCTTTCTTTTTGTCACCCTAGGAACGGGCATTGCCGGGGCGTTATCCACGTGGTCAACTCTGGCCGCCGAGTTAGGACAACTATGGCAGCACCGAAAATACCCCCACCTCGCTGTCCATCTACTAGCCAGCGTAATGGGGGGGATGGGGTTGATGCTCGTCGGGATACACCTCAGCTAG
- a CDS encoding ABC transporter permease, protein MGSRSVLWKISFRNIGAHKLRLVLTVLAVVLGTAFIAGAMMFTRTLSTAFDSTVASQFDGVDAVLSGQGGVPQEIRQELAQDPQVKSVALEASTTVVLATEDHQAIQTRGQTVSLQPWAESEDVVGLQPQISSGHAPENGEQALINASAAEHYGIKVGDRLLVVDPQQRYDVTISGVTTLSADEGGTSGVNLWLREADYIQRYTDGEHLPQLKVSAADGVSDVDLVQHLASRYPNVKVEQGSVLAERATESITQALQFVNYFLVSFGLVALLVGTFLIANTFSMIVAQRIKEFALLRALGATRRQITRSVVIEAAIVGFFGSILGVLGGIGLVAIIRAVLKAYGMPLPGSSLGITALSVFVPLVIGVVVTIASAWVPARRAGRVEPVEAMRVAEQESATSLWVRSIIGAVLLIFGIIIALVPLGMEDSSTKTRAWMVGAGALSLILGFFLASPAISLPLVPTLGRIIGAPFGAVGKLSATNARRHPRRTATTAFALTLGVALVTAIGAFGDTMKSTVEDMAKSSISADFVLSGPQQGNFPVPQGVSEDIKKIDEIDSVTTLSAVPLRVAGVSSHPMGLSYVISGNPGKLFELSIEDGVADSGDQPGVLIDQDLAHQQGWKVGDKLPITTGVPPMWMASANPTAAGQIVGEVPIIGIYQPTTLLKGPVLNRASVAGIISDQSMQVQMVGVTAQPGVKHEDLRQKLEDTVADYLVVQVMDRDDMADVSAKSIDQMLNILYGLLALAVVIAILGIVNTLTLNVIERRREIGMLRAVGMKRPQVRRMITLEAVQIAIFGAVSGILIGAFLSWCFLKIMAGEGLDTISFPVWEILVMLVASAVVGVAAAIWPARRAASTPPLEAVAE, encoded by the coding sequence ATGGGTTCCCGCTCTGTGCTGTGGAAAATTAGTTTCCGTAACATCGGCGCCCATAAACTTCGGCTGGTTCTCACCGTTCTTGCGGTAGTACTAGGCACTGCGTTTATCGCTGGCGCCATGATGTTCACCCGCACGTTGTCTACCGCCTTTGACAGTACGGTAGCTTCTCAATTTGATGGCGTGGATGCTGTGCTGTCTGGGCAAGGTGGTGTGCCGCAGGAGATTCGTCAAGAATTGGCGCAGGATCCACAGGTGAAAAGTGTTGCGCTAGAAGCCTCGACCACCGTGGTTTTAGCTACTGAGGATCATCAAGCTATCCAAACTCGTGGGCAGACGGTAAGTTTGCAACCCTGGGCGGAAAGTGAAGACGTCGTCGGACTCCAGCCTCAGATTAGTAGTGGACATGCCCCGGAAAACGGAGAGCAAGCGTTGATCAACGCCAGTGCCGCTGAACATTATGGAATAAAGGTTGGGGATAGGTTGCTGGTGGTAGACCCCCAGCAACGGTATGACGTGACCATTAGTGGTGTGACGACCTTGTCTGCTGATGAGGGTGGCACGAGTGGGGTGAATCTTTGGCTCAGAGAAGCTGACTATATTCAGCGATACACCGATGGTGAGCATCTTCCTCAGTTGAAAGTGTCTGCAGCTGATGGGGTAAGCGACGTTGACCTGGTACAGCATTTGGCGTCCCGGTATCCCAACGTCAAAGTGGAGCAGGGTAGTGTCCTGGCCGAACGTGCCACTGAATCGATAACTCAAGCGTTGCAGTTTGTGAATTATTTCCTGGTGTCCTTTGGGCTGGTGGCCTTATTAGTAGGAACCTTCTTGATCGCCAACACATTCTCCATGATTGTGGCGCAGAGAATTAAAGAATTTGCCCTACTGCGAGCACTCGGTGCGACCCGACGTCAAATCACTAGATCTGTGGTGATTGAAGCAGCGATCGTCGGATTTTTTGGTTCGATCCTCGGTGTCCTCGGCGGTATTGGGTTGGTAGCGATAATCCGAGCTGTCCTTAAAGCTTATGGGATGCCGTTGCCGGGCTCTAGCCTTGGTATTACTGCGTTATCAGTTTTTGTTCCGCTGGTGATCGGGGTTGTGGTCACCATTGCCTCCGCCTGGGTGCCGGCGCGTCGAGCCGGACGGGTAGAGCCTGTGGAAGCCATGCGCGTCGCCGAACAAGAATCCGCAACCTCGTTATGGGTGCGAAGCATCATCGGTGCGGTATTGCTGATCTTCGGCATCATTATCGCTTTAGTCCCGCTCGGCATGGAAGATAGCTCCACGAAGACCCGCGCCTGGATGGTCGGAGCCGGGGCCCTATCCCTAATTCTTGGGTTTTTCCTGGCCTCCCCAGCTATTTCCCTCCCTCTTGTCCCCACATTAGGTCGAATCATTGGCGCACCCTTCGGTGCGGTAGGAAAACTGTCTGCCACCAATGCTCGACGCCACCCGCGCCGCACCGCCACCACAGCCTTTGCTCTTACCTTGGGGGTTGCTCTGGTCACCGCTATCGGAGCCTTTGGTGACACCATGAAATCCACAGTTGAGGATATGGCGAAGAGCTCCATTTCTGCGGACTTTGTGCTTTCTGGTCCGCAGCAAGGTAATTTCCCGGTGCCCCAAGGGGTGAGCGAGGACATTAAGAAAATCGACGAGATTGATAGTGTGACCACGCTGTCTGCGGTCCCGCTGCGAGTCGCTGGAGTAAGCAGCCACCCCATGGGGTTAAGCTACGTCATCAGCGGCAATCCCGGAAAGCTTTTTGAATTGTCCATCGAAGATGGAGTCGCTGATTCCGGCGATCAACCCGGAGTACTAATTGACCAAGATCTTGCACATCAACAGGGATGGAAAGTAGGCGACAAACTTCCGATCACCACCGGTGTGCCACCCATGTGGATGGCGTCGGCTAACCCGACGGCAGCAGGACAGATAGTAGGCGAAGTCCCCATAATCGGGATCTATCAGCCAACGACGCTACTAAAGGGGCCGGTGCTGAATCGAGCCTCCGTGGCTGGAATTATTTCTGATCAGAGTATGCAGGTGCAGATGGTCGGAGTGACTGCCCAACCTGGAGTAAAGCATGAGGACTTGCGCCAGAAATTGGAAGACACGGTAGCTGACTACCTGGTAGTTCAGGTGATGGATCGTGACGATATGGCAGATGTCAGCGCGAAATCTATCGATCAAATGCTGAATATTTTGTATGGGTTATTGGCTCTAGCAGTAGTGATAGCCATTTTGGGCATTGTGAATACCTTGACGCTTAATGTGATTGAGCGTCGTAGGGAGATCGGTATGCTCAGGGCAGTAGGTATGAAGCGCCCGCAGGTGCGTCGGATGATTACCCTTGAGGCTGTTCAAATCGCGATTTTCGGCGCAGTCTCGGGCATCCTCATCGGCGCTTTCTTAAGCTGGTGTTTCTTGAAAATCATGGCTGGGGAAGGCCTCGATACTATTTCCTTCCCCGTCTGGGAAATCCTGGTGATGCTGGTGGCTTCTGCTGTTGTGGGAGTAGCCGCAGCCATATGGCCAGCACGTCGCGCGGCGTCCACCCCACCGCTAGAGGCCGTGGCGGAGTAG
- a CDS encoding ABC transporter ATP-binding protein — MEKYNSPNNGFTKENKEFAAQAINLQKQYGHGDTAVTALHNINIGFYQGEFTAIMGPSGSGKSTLMHCMAGLDSVTSGQAMIGDTDLSKLGDKELTVLRRDRLGFIFQSFNLVPTLTAEENITLPGDIASRATNGEWFAEITSRLGLSERLKHRPSELSGGQQQRVACARALVSKPEIIFGDEPTGNLDSNSSREVLEILRTSVDQDGQTVVIVTHDPRAASYADRVVFLADGEIVDELRGGSMDNILATMTSLEKED; from the coding sequence GTGGAAAAGTATAATTCCCCTAATAATGGTTTTACTAAAGAGAATAAAGAATTTGCTGCACAAGCTATTAACTTACAAAAACAATATGGACACGGCGATACTGCTGTTACTGCTTTGCATAATATCAACATCGGCTTTTATCAAGGAGAATTTACGGCCATCATGGGCCCATCCGGTTCCGGAAAATCCACGTTAATGCATTGCATGGCTGGATTAGATTCGGTTACTTCTGGTCAAGCCATGATTGGTGATACAGATTTATCGAAACTGGGGGATAAGGAACTGACGGTCCTAAGAAGAGACCGCTTAGGTTTTATTTTTCAATCCTTTAACCTGGTGCCGACTTTAACTGCGGAGGAGAATATTACCTTGCCTGGTGATATTGCTTCTCGGGCAACCAATGGCGAATGGTTCGCAGAAATCACTTCCCGCCTCGGCCTTAGTGAGAGGCTGAAGCATCGGCCGTCTGAGCTTTCCGGTGGTCAACAACAGCGGGTAGCTTGTGCCCGTGCTTTAGTTTCGAAGCCAGAGATTATTTTCGGTGATGAGCCAACCGGCAACCTAGACTCCAACAGTTCGCGGGAAGTCTTAGAGATCTTGCGGACGTCGGTAGACCAAGACGGACAGACAGTGGTGATTGTTACCCATGATCCCAGAGCAGCATCGTATGCGGACCGCGTAGTTTTTCTGGCCGATGGGGAAATTGTTGATGAATTACGCGGCGGTTCGATGGATAATATTTTAGCCACCATGACTAGCCTCGAAAAGGAGGATTAA